Proteins from one Ahaetulla prasina isolate Xishuangbanna chromosome 2, ASM2864084v1, whole genome shotgun sequence genomic window:
- the TRIM65 gene encoding E3 ubiquitin-protein ligase TRIM65 isoform X2 has product MASSGSQKLEEKLICCICLEMFTTPVTVPCGHSFCEKCINSHWDKEEEAGLKICTCPECRKGFPERPKLSKTVLLENLVELLKLEEVPPGVSEGEIRKAAGSQARQCPNHGQPLELYCVTEKRCICCVCTVRSCQKHQRALFEEGRKAQEESIKETLEEKQKEAERIVAEIQKLEQQMNHLTVFSVKFKSGILQKFDHLMETLKECQKKVSEMVTSEHAALLKQMEENRNCLHHHLETVTQYNRTAEGLMSSVDDIVFLEEQHLLSPPTKLEVPAVIQFDLDKNANTVTKFFTEFFRLLEALQSNLLNPHMGGRKIRLEPKAFVKRMPEPCLSENELRTKLLKDLKMRKAPSATSSPSGQRSLEAMLQQEKMNIMQAELKVMIQAIHEDLKERLGKVGDEMEKILQMMANTEQYRK; this is encoded by the exons ATGGCCTCCTCTGGATCTCAGAAGCTGGAAGAGAAATTAATATGCTGCATTTGCCTGGAGATGTTTACCACCCCTGTGACTGTGCCTTGTGGACACAGTTTTTGTGAGAAGTGCATCAACAGCCACTGGGACAAAGAGGAAGAAGCCGGACTCAAGATCTGCACTTGCCCTGAATGCCGAAAAGGCTTTCCAGAGAGACCCAAACTTAGCAAAACTGTCCTGCTTGAAAACCTGGTAGAGCTGCTGAAACTGGAAGAAGTGCCCCCAGGGGTCTCAGAAGGGGAGATTAGGAAGGCAGCTGGTTCTCAGGCAAGGCAATGCCCAAATCATGGCCAGCCGTTGGAGCTTTACTGTGTAACTGAGAAACGCTGCATCTGCTGTGTGTGCACTGTGAGAAGCTGTCAAAAGCACCAGAGGGCTCTCTTTGAAGAGGGACGGAAAGCTCAAGAA GAATCAATCAAGGAAAccttggaagaaaaacaaaaagaggcAGAAAGAATTGTGGCAGAAATCCAGAAACTGGAGCAGCAGATGAACCATCTTACA GTTTTCTCAGTGAAGTTCAAATCAGGAATTTTGCAAAAGTTTGATCATCTCATGGAAACCCTAAAAGAATGCCAGAAGAAGGTGTCGGAGATGGTTACAAGTGAGCATGCTGCTTTGCTAAAGCAAATGGAAGAGAACCGGAATTGCCTGCACCATCATTTGGAGACTGTCACGCAATACAACAGGACAGCAGAAGGACTGATGAGCTCTGTGGATGATATCGTGTTTCTTGAA gaGCAACATCTCCTTTCTCCACCTACTAAACTGGAAGTTCCTGCAGTCATTCAGTTTGACTTGGATAAGAATGCAAATACCGTCACCAAGTTCTTCACTGAATTTTTCAGGCTTTTGGAGGCACTTCAGTCAAATCTTTTGAATCCACACATGGGTGGCAGAAAAA TCAGACTGGAGCCAAAGGCATTTGTGAAGAGAATGCCTGAACCTTGTCTTTCAGAGAATGAACTAAGGACAAAGCTTCTAAAGG ATCTTAAAATGAGGAAAGCACCATCTGCAACATCTAGCCCATCAGGTCAGAGGTCACTGGAGGCTATGCTACAACAAGAGAAAATGAATATTATGCAGGCAGAACTGAAAGTTATGATACAAGCCATCCATGAGGACTTGAAAGAAAGACTGGGGAAAGTAGGGGATGAAATGGAGAAAATTCTACAAATGATGGCTAATACTGAACAATATAGAAAGTAG
- the MRPL38 gene encoding large ribosomal subunit protein mL38, which translates to MAAPVLNVALRGFRKSRGFSTTAVLCKLGVPLGPMPNEDIDVSNLEALEKYRVFTRYFKVAEKENKKTPWWRTYKKYITPEEDKEAKIDIGLPSLPLSRKKICKDRKAFRKQNLTNPELEKASWLKTLQIPLDDVKAEWERTSGPYHKQRLAEHYGLFRDLFDNAMFVPRVLLKVEYNQDENYVMPVYYGNVVTPTEAFNPPEVSFEADEGTLWTLLLTNLDGHLSDGNLEYVHWLVGNIPGNQIEAGQEICHYFPAFPARGTGYHRYVFLLFKQHQPIDFTEDVQPTPCHSLKMRTFKTFDFYKKHQNDMTPAGLAFFQCEWDKSVTNVFYNLLNMKEPVFDFVLPPTYHPPQKIYPHRQPLRYLDRYRDSDEPTYGIY; encoded by the exons ATGGCGGCGCCCGTTCTAAACGTCGCCCTGCGCGGATTCCGGAAGAGCAGAGGCTTTAGTACTACTG cTGTCCTCTGCAAACTGGGTGTACCTTTGGGACCAATGCCTAATGAAGACATTGATGTTAGTAATTTGGAAGCACTGGAAAAATATCGTGTTTTCACTCGCTATTTCAAGgtagcagaaaaagaaaataaaaaaactccTTGGTGGCGAACATATAAGAAATAcatcactccagaggaag ATAAAGAGGCAAAGATTGACATTGGTCTGCCCAGTCTTCCACTATCacgaaaaaaaatatgtaaagacAGAAAGGCTTTTAGGAAACAAAATTTAACTAATCCAGAACTGGAAAAGGCATCCTGGCTCAAAACAT TGCAGATTCCACTAGATGATGTCAAAGCTGAATGGGAAAGAACCAGTGGCCCATATCACAAGCAACGTTTAGCAGAACACTATGGACTGTTCCGGGACTTATTTGATAATGCTATGTTTGTTCCCAGAGTGCTTCTAAAAGTGGAATATAACCAGGATGAAAATTATGTTATGCCAGTTTATTATGGAAATGTGGTTACTCCCACAGAG GCTTTTAATCCTCCTGAAGTCTCATTTGAAGCAGATGAAGGAACACTTTGGACATTGTTGCTCACTAATCTAG ATGGGCACCTGTCTGATGGCAATTTGGAGTACGTCCACTGGTTGGT GGGAAACATTCCGGGCAACCAAATAGAGGCAGGGCAAGAAATCTGCCATTATTTCCCTGCATTTCCAGCCAGAGGAACAGGATACCATCGCTACGTCTTCCTTCTATTCAAACAGCACCAGCCAATTGATTTCACTGAAGATGTGCAGCCAACGCCATG TCACAGCCTCAAGATGAGAACCTTCAAAACATTTGACTTCTACAAGAAGCATCAGAATGACATGACACCAGCAGGACTGGCGTTTTTCCAATGCGAGTGGGATAAGTCTGTTACAAACGTCTTTTATAACCTTCTTA ACATGAAGGAACCAGTGTTTGACTTTGTTCTGCCACCCACATATCATCCTCCCCAGAAGATATATCCACACCGTCAGCCTCTGAGGTACCTGGACAGGTACAGGGACAGCGATGAACCCACCTATGGCATTTACTGA